The following DNA comes from Fundulus heteroclitus isolate FHET01 chromosome 1, MU-UCD_Fhet_4.1, whole genome shotgun sequence.
AAAGCAGTGCTGggaggtgccaagtcctgctggaaaatgaaatcgcCATAAAGTGCTATAAAATGTCTTGGTTGATTGTGGAGTTGATAAAACCCAgcagaccaacaccagcagctgacTTTACTCCCCTGGAAACTCCAGACAGAACCtcaagcaacttggattttATGCCTCTTCACTCTTCCTCCATAGTCTGGGTcaaacatcatgttttttttagaacatgATGTTTGACCACTGAGCAGCAGTGCAGTCCTGTTTGGTTGCAGCGTGACTTAACACCAGAAATCCATTTGTTGCAGCCCATGTCTTGAATACGTCTGTGTTTGGTGGTTCTTGTAAGCTTCGACTCCAGAAACGGCCCACAGTCCTCTGGAAtgggctttgcttcacaatacTCTGCTGTCAAACCTTCTGTTAGtgctgtttttccttccactcaactttccattattaAGCTTACCCATAACAGAcggcttctttagcaatgacttCTTGTGGCGTAGCCTCCTTTTACGGACGGTGTAAGTGACTGTCTGCTGGATGGATGTCGGGTTCAACAGTCTTCCCAATGATTGTGTTGGACATAACATTATTTAGTTAAATTCTTTATTGTTCCTTTTCAAATATTCTAATTGCGTAGAAAAAAAGTCTGAGCATTACCACACGTAAATGCTTGAAAATTTTTTCTCAAAAGATTTGTATAATGCATAAAGTTCAATTTCACTGAATTATTGGAGAAAGTTTATTTTCTAAGATGCATTCATTTGTCTAGAGGCAGTTGTGTTTATTTAACCTCACATTCACCTTGTAAGTGAACAGCATTTACTCGCAAATACACAGTTAGAAAAGTCTGAGCAAGAAGagaattaaaaagataaaaccaaAAATTGTCAAAGGCTAAGAAAACAGGCCTGGATAAACaatttatactgaaattaatAATGCATGGAGTGGCTCAGGGAAAGCAATCCTCTTTTGCAGCAATACCTCAGACCAGGAgagtcaaactccagtcctggaGGGCTGATGTTTTAGATGAGTCCCTAATCCAATACACCTGAATCAAGTGGCTAAATTatctcctcagtatgcagtaaagtgctccagagtcctgctaatgacctgattatttgactctgGTGTGTTAGACCAGGGACgcataaaagctgcaggacaccggacctcgAGGACGGGAGTTTGACTCCCCTTTCCTTAGactattgtgtttttatcacaCTGAAGGCTTCCACGCCCTCTGTACTTTGctatttgaattattttaacTTCAAGCAAACTGAAAATGAAACTGTGCAAAAACTTAAGAGAATGAAACCATGAAAGGAAATGTTCTGGAGGAAAATCTGTTGAATTCTTCAATTTCAACTTGCAGAAAAGACGAAAGATTCGCTGGTCTTTGTCTAATAacagtttttgttatttaaagaaGATTGTAAGAATTCAGACCACATTTGCAATCAAGAAGAGTCGCATTCATCGATCGACACAACAGTCGGAGCCCACAAAACCGTCCATTCAGTCGTGTGGTTTTACTCGCCTAGAAACCATTACAGCACCacagagggatttttttttttttaaattaattcccTCTGTCTTGCTAACAGCGAGCTAAATCAGTGCAGCACTGGTGCACTAAAATGGGGAAATCCACTAAAATAACTAATTAGTCCATTTTCTGTTCAGGTTGTGGAGCGTCTGCTGTCTCTGCCGGTGAATTACTGGAGTCAGTATGTGATGGCGGAAAACGTGCAGTCCAATTTGAATCATTTGATCATCGAGAATGCAAACTGCTACGCCACCCCTGAGAGAGGTATGGGTCCGCCTTGCTTGGCTGCTACGGCGGGGCTTGTGTAGTCCTGTAAAGAGTCACTGCcaccttacagatttcttctgttttcctaATTTAACCTCTAATTTCTTTAGATCTTTAAACACGTTGTAATATTTGGTAAAGATGATGTGAATATGACTTTTGTTTCAGTTGCTACTGGAAAGGGCTGTTCAAAGCAAcctggtgaaaatgtaattgccTCCTTAgcttaatgggggggggggggtgttgttcCGCCATCAAGAGTTTGTAATAAATGGTAACGAGTTGTTTTTAAAGTCTCTTGTTTTCAGGATTCTCTCCGTTCTGATACATAGGATGGTTTTTAGCATTGACGTCCTGTTGAAAGTTGTCCacaccatgtttttttaatttttttattttgatcccCATTTAGACTAGATCaacaaaaagatgtttttttttttttttaaccattcacCAGGGAATTTCCTGGTGTGCTTGAAAATATTCTCCTGCTGTACAGCCCAAGCTTGCTTGCTTGAACTTAAAGTCACCAACTTTATTGTTAATTCATAAATACTGACCTCATCTGAGGCAAGCAAGATTTGCGGGCGGGATatatgttgttctgggttcttttgggACCTTTTGTGAGTCATTAATGCGCTCTTGGAGTCATTTTTGATAAGTTATACACTGTGGGAAGGTTCTCTGGTGTCCTGTGGTTCGCTGGAGTCTTAAAGCCTTAGAATGGCTTCATCTTTTTCAGACAGATAGATGGAGATGACTTTCTaagttgtttttacatttctttagtAAGAATAATGCCGTCCTGCTTTTGATCATCGTTTTGTcctacttcgtgttgtcagaTGGGTTCTGTTTAAGGGAACTTCTTGATGGGTTTGGCAGTAATTGGTGTGGGCTGTGGCTTGTGAAATTTTACTGCTATAATACACTGTTATATAACATGGGGGgaaatatttaacaaagaaCCAGGTTAATTTTGAatagcctttttttaaataaagaaaaaaaaaatttattttattttactgtagttgtttttagaaatctataatatttattacttttacaCAGAATTGTACAAGTAAAGGCATTTATTAGCTTCTGAACACATCCTGGAATCTCATAGCCTTATAAAACCTAATGCTATATGAACCGTTTATGTTGCAGTGAGCATCCTCGGACCCATTACCACCCCAGAGCAGCAACTAAACAAAACGCCCTCCTCCAGCTCGCTGTCTCAGCGTATGAAGTCCTCTCTAACACCCAGGTAAATGAGAATAAACTTCTTCATCGCTGGGGTGTACCGctatttttaaaaggaaaaaaaaaaactacagtagTGACCAATctgatatataaatatttttccattgaCTCACTGCTAAAGACTGATTTCAACCTGTGAACTGTTTGTTGCAGATTTGGGAGCAAGAGTAAATCAGCAGTGGGATTTCCTCACCAAGGGAAGTTCTTCTCTTCTCCACTCCTCAAATAAGTACAGCTCAGCTCCAACGTATCCAATCTTACTCAGATTCATATTGGTCTATAATTAAAAGTGATGTGATTTGTTTATAAAAGATTGTTTGAACCCAAATAGTAGGTTTAGTGTTCTGTTGCCTTTACCAAATCCTGGAGATACCGCTTCCATTTCagttctttacaaaaaaaaagttggattttCTAAAACATGTTTGCAGATAAGTCATGATATGTATGTGCAGCTTATATTGTGGCTACTTGTTTGTTTAAAGGCTTTTCAGCTCATGTGTCACTCAGAAACTGAAGAACCGTGAGGCATTTCATTCTAGGATATACTTAGGAGTGCTTATTTTGTAGCGTGCGTTTCAGCTTaacatttgatttgtttttttgtgatgaatGTCTTCATTAGCCGGCGGTTTGTACTCTAAAtgtgtaaaatcatttaatctaTGTAGTTGTTGGCTTCAAAGGATCGTTAAACGGCAGAGCTTTCTCATAGACAAGATCTTGTTGGTCATTTAGTAACTGATTCAGTTGTGCGtgcgtgcttttttttttttgtcttcccccTGAGTGTCTtgagaaaagcaacaaaataaatgtttcaaagtTGCACTGCTAATGATCATTACAGGTTTCCTGCCTGATTATTTCACTCCACTCCTGTCTGTAACGTTTACACTGCTTACGGGCCGAACGATCCGTCTCTGGAACAATTAGGCGATTGTTTTGTTAGCCAGTTTAGGAACTGTGGCATTATTTGGTCATATATCGACATGTTCTTGTTCAAATGTGTGCTCCTTGAGATCCCTGTAcatgataaaatacatttctaacaCTTGCAAATGTCTCTTGTCATTACTGCTGTAAATTTTGAAAGTATTTAGTGTAAAAAGTCTGAAAGTGTTTGACCAGTCTTGAGCTATTTAAAATTGAGCTTCAAAAGTACATCTGCTTAATCAAAGGCAGATTCTGAAGACCTTCCCTTCTCTCTAAAGGCTTCCTCCTCAGTGGCTGTTGGGATTCCCTCGGCATATTAAACCATGTGGACCGGAGATGAGAGCGATTGCTGCGTTATACATCATTAGCCACACTTTCACTTTAATTGGACTACTTTAAATGTGCGGGGGGTCTTTTTTGATTCACTACAATCACAACTTGAATGTTTGACTTGAATATCTACGTTTTCGGAAGGTGTGAGAAAATGATCAACATCTAttgatttaggtttaaaaagtgaaatcacTTCTGGCTCTGATCACGTTGAATTAATGTAAATGTCTTGAGTGCTGTAGCCATTTTGTAAAGTAGCTGTTtcatagggggaaaaaaaaaacgatttccAGACATCCAGTCAGAATATACTGTATAAGGAGAGACATTTCCTCTCAAAGGTCCTGGCCTACAGTCCACTGGGTCTGTTGAACAAGTTAATTTTTGgttgtgaaattaatttaagttAGAAGTTGTTTAACTCAAATGCATCCAAAAGTCCTAAAATTAATCCCAGTCAGCGTCATGGTATGTGAACGTTTCACCTGCCCTGGATTTCCACTTCACTGTCGGAGGATGtagactttatttttctgtttagatgaaaattgtgttttctccAACTGACTTTATAGAAGCTTGTTTTCAGAATATATACACACTCACAAATGGATCATTTAAGTATTCAACAACTTaagatctttattttctgttttaagtgaggcagcgttggaggaatctttagaacctccGTGGTGTTTGAACTGTTCAGAAGCAgtggagctttctgagctatctaaaattttaggtTAATCTAAacctacctgtatgttagacccaatcccaaccaagttgtttaaggagatattctcTTTGATCAGTgacactattttagacatgattaatctatccttagtaaaaggatgtgtaccacaggcttttaaagtagctgttattaaacctttacttaagaaaccttctcttgatcaagatgagttagtaaattacagacctatatctaatcttcttttctcatctaaaattcttgagaaagtagttgctaatcaactttgtgaacatttacaaagtaatgacctacttgaggagtttcagtcaggcttcagagctcatcatagcactgaaacagctctggtgaaggtcactaatgatattctcatggcctcagataatggacttgtgtctgtacttgtcctgttagatctcagtgctgcatttgatacaattgatcacaatattctcctacaaagacttgagcatactttagggattaagggaaaagcattaggctggtttaaatcttatctgtcagacagattccaatttgttcatgttaataataaatcttcaaactctagggtcacttgtggagtaccacagggttcagtccttggaccaattctctttactatatatatatatatatatatatatatatatatatatatatatatatatatatatatatgcttccgattggcaaaattatcagacagcatgggattaatttccactgttatgctgatgacactcagctatatttatccataaatcctgatgaatccaatcaattactttgactgcagtcatatcttgatgacatcaaaagctggatgactttaagtTTCCTGAATTTAAATTCttacaagacagaagttgtaatctttggaccagagtcctcaaaataaacttcttaatcacttaatctggatggcattaacttggcctctggtaataaagtaaaaaatcttgatgttattttgaccaagacatgtcatttaaatcccatattaaaaaggtttccagagtttccttctttcacctcaggaatcggcaaaattagaaacattctgtccaggggggatgctgaaaaactagtccatgcatttgttacttcaaggctggactattgtaattctttactatcaggaagtccacaaaatgcagttcaaagccttcagctgatccaaaatgctgcagcaagagttctgatgaaaatcaacaagagggatcatatttctccaattttagcttcccttcattggcttcctgttaaatcaagaatagaatttaaaattctgctaacgtataaagcccttaataatcaagctccatcatatatcagagctctgattaccccgtatgttcctaacagagcacttcgctctcagactgcaggtctgctggtggttcctagagtctctaaaagtagaatgggaggcagatcctttagctatcaggctcctctcctgtggaaccaactcccagttttggtctgtgaggcagacaccctgtctactttgaaaactttcctttttggctcaggttactctgagctacctatatagttatgctgctatagggttaggctactggaggacaccAGGGTCTATATCATCTCTCTCCTGAGTTCTCcaactgttctccagttttgcattgcttgtcgtcatttcggcttttaactttttgttctctctctcttttttcttcatagtaggcacacctggtctggcgttctgttaactgtgacatcatccagagaagacgactcacccgctattaccatctaatgtagaacagattactagatcaatgtgtgcttctgtgcttttttgtttctcttgttgtgtctctgctctgtcttctctaacccccagtcggtcgaggcagatgaccgttcatactgagcccggttctgccggaggttttccttcccgttaatggggagtttgtcttcccactgtcgcttcatgcttgctcagtatgagggattgctgcaaagccatggacaatgcagacaactttccctgtagctctacgcttctccaggagtgaatgctgcttgtcgggacttgttgaagcaatcaactgggttccttTATATCGGAAAtattttaccaatctgtataatctgactcaatctgtataatatgattgaatttgactttgtaaagtgccttgagatgacatgtttcatgaattggcgctaaataaataaaatttaattgaattgtattTCAAATTTGAAAATGCAGGCATGAATGGAAActgctgttatgttttttttttcagtttcacatcAAGATGTTCCTCATAGTCCTTTATAATGAGATTTCAGGCCTATTTACAACATGACACATTATTTATGCCGTGTGGATGACAGTATTTCAAGATGTTTATTAGTGAACAATCTTGCAGTTCAAAGAAATCCCACATTTGCTCTTTGTGTACAGCAGCCGTAAACGATATCAAAACTTTGGCCGTGGCCAGAGAAGAGGAGTGTTTTTAATGTAGTCCTGGAAGGCCGGCTCCGATCCCCATTTCTTCATAGCCTGCTTCTCCAGAATGGGGATACCGCTGACGTAACGCAGCAAAAACCACACGAACAGCGGAGACGCCACGCTCAGGTACTGAGGCCCCTGCATGACGGACGAGGCCGAGAGCCACAGACCCGACCACTGCAGGATCTCTCCAAAGTAGTTGGGATGCCTGCTGTAAGCCCAGAGTCCACTCTGGATGAATTTCCCCTGTAGACGGAAaccagaaagttttttttttttttttacaccaaacAAGGCATCAAGGGTCTGCTCAGAATAACAAGTCTGCTTACTTACCGCATTATCTGGGTCGCGCTTGAAAAGCCACTTTTGCTGATCTGCGACAGCCTCTGTAGCGAAGCCAATACCCCAAACGGTCCAGCCGATGTAGTCCCTCGGCCCCAGAGGCACATTACGCCTCTCGCTGTTCAGCATGAGGGTGGGCAGGAGGGTCATAAATATCCACACAGCTTGAAGGGATGGAAACAGATGAATCAGTTTCCTTCAGCCTTGCTTTAATccttgcatgaaaaaaaaaatgcatttaagacAGTGTAAATACCAGCCCCAGCCTTGAATAAATGCATATAAAGAGCCACAAAGTAGACGTTGATTTATGCCGGGGATCTCGCCGTACTTTTAGAGACTGGTCTGGTACAGAAAGGGAGGAGTTAAAGAgccctttttcacatttttgtcacattaaaaaccacaaacttcaaagtgtttattgggattttatgtgataaatcaATGCAAAGTAGCAATgaagtgggggggaaaaaaaacttttaatggtttttccaaatataaatctgaaaaggtgTGGTGTCCATTTGTATTCAGAACCACATTTTGCTCCAGTTAGGTCGACATGTCTTTTAGGGGTGTGTATCTACAAGTTTAGCATATCAAGAGAttgagatttatttaaattctgtcttttaaataagttaaaatttatttcagttttaatgcaGTGCGTTTTTCAGCCTTAATTTTATAGTTTTGCCAAATTTAATTAAGGTCCTTCCTCTGGGCCATTGCAAAACATCAGTATGTCTGGATCCAAGCCCTTTCACTGTAGCTCCAGTTGTTTATGTCTGACATGTTTAGGGCCAATGTCCatgattttactgtttttagccCCATCAAACTTTCCAtcaacatccccacagcatgatgctgccaccaccatgcttcctggcagggatggtgtgttcagggtgatgggcagtttttgttttacactaCGCAACGTTTTGGTCTATGTGCAAAATGCAAAGCTCTGAACGGGACTTCAAATTTGTGAGCTGCATGACTAAACGTTGTCCTGTCGACAGATTCTCTCACtcaagctgtggatctctgcagctcctacagagTCACCGTTGGCCCCCAGGCCACCTCTTTAATTGCCGCTCTCCTTGCCGCCCTGTCAGTTAACGAGGATGGCCGTGTCATGGTAggttgcagttgtgccatatgCTTCCTGTGTCAAGATGATGGATTGTGGGGTTGCTTTACACCCTTCTTTATAAACTTCTCAACTTTCTCTCTGCTGTGTTCATTGGTCTTCATGACACTGTTTGTTCACTtcccagaacagctggatttacactgagattaaattttATTTGGAGCCATTACAGTGCATTACAAATGCtcgcttttctcttttttttttcaaaggaatTAGAAAAAACGAGTCATATTTTCCACATTTCACAATTTTGCATTACTTTTTCTTGTGTGTGACATAAAATTCTGATGACAAACATTCaaatttttccttgtttttactGTGACAAAAAGTGGGGTGTGTGAGTACTTTTGCAGGACACTGTAATATGCTTTCCTTGTACCTTGAACACTCCAGTATACGAAGAAAGTCCCTGGACTCTCTCTGACATTGTTGAACCGGCGATCGTGACCGTCCTTCAAGATTCGCAGGAAAAGGAATGTCCCCAGCCTGCAGCGAGAACGCAGTTAACATCCATTCCCATTAACTCAGGCATTATTCATTAACTCAAGTGACCTGACTTTAGAGTTTAACATTCATTAGTTCGTCATCCGACCTCTCCAAGAACCCCCCCGTGCTTCCACTTAACACATAACTCCGTCTTCTGTGTGCCTCGTGTGGGACCGGTGCGGCCTTGCTTACCTGAGTCCCCACGCTGTCACCAGCCCGGTCTGCACCTTCTGTCGGGCATGAGTTGCTCCTCCCCAGATACGACTCAGGTGTGCCAGCAGTATAAATGTGCCAGAGCCTTCAAAAGGACCGACAGACAGCGCTGAGTTACAGTGGTTGGGATGAACATATTGTGTGTAGCTGTACTTGTGGCAATAAGGCAAGGCGTGTTCAATAAATCTTTTACCCAGGGTGCTGCAGACGATTGGTTCCAAAGTTCAGAGCAGAGTCGAGAGCGAGAAGAGGACGAGTAAAACTTCGGCGTCAAGGTGATTCGTtagcggggggaaaaaaatctttttacagCTATTCACAGGTAAGCCGTGTCTTTTGGAAATGCGGAGAGATCTAAACTTCAGATCGTCTGAATTACTTTGAAAATATGTAACTCCCCGATTTGACTCATGTTTAGCTATTTCCTTGTGAGTTGGGACAGATGTCTGTTTTATGATTTTACTCACTCAAAGTCTTGaagactgtttttgttttatttcttttttttttttcgtattCAAAAGGTCTAATAATTTTTCTCAATTCATTAATTCACAATTAGGTGCGTAATGTTCAATTtttgcaaaaacataaaaaaaaatttattaaaaaaatctaacggAAAAATTGAATTAGATAATGTAAgaaggcaaaataaaataatctgcaactgcatgattattattattcatctgcTTCTGTTATGGCCCCATTGAAAAGATCTGaactgctgctgcagcaaaaaaagATTTGGTTGCCATTTTAATAaacaggatgtttttttctgagtttttaGAATTGACAAGAAATAACTAATGCAATACACAACATTTTCCCCCTGGCTCCCACAAAGCCCTCCCTTGTTTTTCTGACCTAGCcgtcagtccttggaccaattctctttactatatatatatatatatatatatatatatatatatatatatatagagagagagagaggtccCATTCAAAGGCGTTGTCAGTCCTATTTTAATGGGGCAATCAGACTGCAATGTGAgggtggttttatttttatttttttaaatgcaccatAAAGGTTCAGGACATTTAAGAAATGTTACATTTACATGTCCAAATTTGAAAGCTGCAAGCTAACATAAAGGTCTATTCTTTTTctctaaatgaaaatatggttaAACAAAGGGATCAATCACAAACTGCTTCTTATAGGCAgactttatttagattttacaaaaaaaatgtcatgtcaAACATAAATCATGCCCTTCTCaataatcaattaaaaactCTTCGTTAGCTTTAAAGCAATCTAGTCCTTGTCTTTTGCCACCTTTCCACTTGTATGTTGCCAATTTACCTCCGAGCCATCACCCTAattctttagctccctccagaGGTTTGCTATTAggagtagggctggatgataatttaataacaatatataatcaatcgatagacgtatatatatatataaaaaagtttgatAAGAAGTTATatagaaaaaatgttttccttccttttgcattctagcaaTGTAGATTAATTTTATGTTcgctacatcctcccaaccaatcacaaagcaGACTCAGGGAcaccccgcccccttcaaagagttcagagagcacactttCGTTTTTcgtttttaaaaccttgcagttttagtaaaaagttggttaaataaaggtttgagtttgaattcaatggttgtgtgttctttatctaaaaaaataggtcgctaagcaacagcataaattgccagggctgcacttaaaatatattttattaatatatatatatatattttctatatcgtccagccctaattagGAGCAGCTTCACGTCCAGCAGCCCCTGGTCCCATTAGCAGCCCCTGGTCCCCTGATTGCTTTGTGCGCCCCTGCTGTTGGAACGCGCTGATTGGCTCCGCTCGTTTCCTTTAAGCTGTAGGAGGAGCTTTGCCTCTGGGCTCGTTTCACAACAAACCCGCTTTAGATAATACTAGTTACATGTCATCATCTACGGGCATAACGCACGTTTTCCAACAAATAAATCCCATAACTACGTTAAGCTGAGCTTTTGTCTCTAAACTCGACTCTTCCTGCAGGTCGTGGAGGAACTTCCAAAGCTTAAGTCAAAAACAGCCTCAGAGAGCTTTGCTCTGCGTTACCTGCCAAATCGTAAAACTTCTCGGTTCTGAAGGCTGCAGCCAGAGCCCAGCCGGCCCACTGGATCCCCAGGTCGGTGAGGGCGCATTTGACGAGGGTGCTTCCCATGATCATGTCCTGAAGCTCGGCGAGCAGCCCAGCGATCTGAGCGCCCGTCATAAAGCCACTCCTCCAATAACCAGACAAATACTCACAAATTTGGGTAAAGTTCACTACGGCGAGGCGACAGGAAGCGGGTTCAGTAGGGAACTCTGGGTAGTGTAGTTAAAAGAGGATCATCGCGTCCGCTCAGACTCATGACTGGTGGGTTAAGTAACCTCTGGGTTACTTAAGATTAAACAGATATTGTTTTAATCAGTAACTGATAATTACATTTCTGATAAAACACTGGCGTCCTCTACAACCCATTACAAGAATTGAATTTAAATcgtatttaaaatcaaaattatttaaataaagaaaattaagcgcaaaaatatttgcatattttattcATCCCCTTACTGTGGACATGATTAACATCTaaaatgatattaaaaaaaagttgttcaaaccattatgtttttatttgctggttcctaaaaagaaaatatgcacATGTGTGAATCTACCCATCATTTAATTTATCCATCATTCCCTCCAGCCAGCCACAttaatccatctgtccatccttcCAGTCCA
Coding sequences within:
- the si:ch211-210c8.6 gene encoding uncharacterized protein si:ch211-210c8.6 gives rise to the protein MTGAQIAGLLAELQDMIMGSTLVKCALTDLGIQWAGWALAAAFRTEKFYDLAGSGTFILLAHLSRIWGGATHARQKVQTGLVTAWGLRLGTFLFLRILKDGHDRRFNNVRESPGTFFVYWSVQAVWIFMTLLPTLMLNSERRNVPLGPRDYIGWTVWGIGFATEAVADQQKWLFKRDPDNAGKFIQSGLWAYSRHPNYFGEILQWSGLWLSASSVMQGPQYLSVASPLFVWFLLRYVSGIPILEKQAMKKWGSEPAFQDYIKNTPLLWPRPKF
- the racgap1 gene encoding rac GTPase-activating protein 1; translated protein: MAENVQSNLNHLIIENANCYATPERVSILGPITTPEQQLNKTPSSSSLSQRMKSSLTPRFGSKSKSAVGFPHQGKFFSSPLLK